In the Maribacter sp. MJ134 genome, one interval contains:
- a CDS encoding isoprenyl transferase, with protein MDKIEELVNHNLPKHLAIIMDGNGRWAKQQGKHRVFGHEHGVKTVRSTVENCVKIGIEYLTLYTFSTENWNRPKIEIQTLMRLLVSSLKKELKTFNKNNVRLNTIGNISALPEKAYKELLEVMDKTKDNTGMTLTLALSYGSREELQSAVKAIAVKVKNNIISAENIDETIINNHLYTHNLPDVDLLIRTSGEHRISNFLLWQIAYAELYFIDVFWPDFSEHHLVKAIKNYQNRERRFGKTSEQLI; from the coding sequence ATGGATAAAATAGAAGAATTAGTCAATCACAATTTACCAAAACATCTGGCCATAATAATGGACGGTAATGGCAGATGGGCCAAGCAACAAGGTAAACATCGCGTTTTTGGTCATGAGCACGGCGTAAAAACCGTAAGGTCTACCGTTGAAAATTGTGTGAAGATAGGAATTGAGTACCTTACTTTATACACGTTTTCTACAGAGAACTGGAACAGACCCAAGATAGAAATACAGACTTTAATGCGGCTCTTGGTATCTTCACTTAAAAAAGAACTTAAAACTTTTAACAAAAACAACGTTCGTCTCAATACCATCGGGAACATTTCTGCACTGCCGGAAAAAGCTTATAAAGAGTTGTTGGAGGTGATGGATAAAACAAAGGATAATACAGGGATGACCCTGACATTGGCCTTAAGTTATGGCTCTCGAGAAGAGCTGCAATCCGCTGTTAAGGCAATTGCGGTCAAAGTTAAAAATAATATAATTTCAGCTGAAAATATTGATGAAACCATTATAAATAACCATCTTTACACGCATAATTTGCCAGACGTAGACTTGCTTATCCGTACTAGTGGAGAACATCGGATCAGCAATTTTTTATTATGGCAGATAGCATACGCAGAATTATATTTTATTGACGTATTTTGGCCCGATTTTAGTGAGCACCATTTGGTGAAGGCTATAAAGAATTACCAGAACAGAGAACGACGATTTGGAAAAACTAGCGAACAACTCATTTAA
- a CDS encoding pyridoxine 5'-phosphate synthase, whose product MTKLSVNINKIATLRNARGGNVPDLLKVAADIERFGAQGITIHPRPDERHIRYQDARDLKNIVTTEYNIEGNPNPKFIDLVLEVKPTQVTLVPDAVDAITSNAGWDTVKNESFLKDVIGTFKKAGIRSSIFVDPDSAMVKGAQNVGADRIELYTESYASQFTSDKEKAIQPFVEAALTANEIGIGINAGHDLSLENILYFKTHIPNLLEVSIGHALICEAIYLGLDNVVNMYLNKLK is encoded by the coding sequence ATGACAAAGCTCAGTGTAAACATAAATAAAATTGCAACTCTCCGTAATGCCCGTGGCGGCAATGTACCTGACCTTCTAAAAGTCGCAGCGGATATAGAACGATTTGGCGCTCAAGGAATTACTATTCATCCACGACCGGACGAACGTCATATTCGATATCAAGATGCTAGAGACCTTAAAAATATAGTCACCACGGAGTACAATATTGAAGGTAATCCTAATCCAAAGTTTATTGACCTGGTCTTGGAAGTAAAACCAACACAGGTAACCTTAGTACCGGATGCCGTAGACGCAATAACATCAAACGCCGGGTGGGATACCGTTAAGAACGAAAGCTTTTTAAAAGATGTTATCGGCACCTTTAAAAAAGCAGGGATTAGATCCTCTATTTTCGTAGACCCGGATAGCGCAATGGTAAAAGGTGCTCAAAATGTTGGGGCGGACCGCATTGAACTCTACACCGAGAGCTATGCCTCGCAATTCACCTCGGATAAAGAGAAAGCCATACAACCTTTTGTGGAAGCGGCGCTAACCGCCAACGAAATCGGTATCGGTATAAATGCCGGTCATGACCTTAGTCTAGAAAACATCCTATACTTTAAAACACATATACCTAATCTTTTAGAGGTTTCCATAGGGCATGCCTTAATATGTGAAGCAATTTACTTGGGCTTGGACAATGTGGTAAATATGTATCTGAACAAATTGAAATGA
- the clpP gene encoding ATP-dependent Clp endopeptidase proteolytic subunit ClpP — protein sequence MDYGKEFKNYAIKHQGISSTYYDNIMSSMYPTNMTPNIIEERQMNVIAMDVYSRLMMDRIIFLGTGINDQVANIVQAQLLFLASVDASKDIQIYINSPGGSVYAGLGIYDTMQFINPDVATICTGMAASMGAVLLCAGEKGKRSGLEHSRVMIHQPMGGAQGQASDIEITAKEILKLKDELYQIIAKHSGQKVEKVHDDSDRDYWMKADAALEYGMIDEILVREKK from the coding sequence ATGGACTACGGAAAAGAATTTAAGAATTACGCCATAAAACATCAAGGTATCAGCAGTACGTACTATGACAACATCATGAGTAGCATGTACCCGACCAACATGACGCCGAACATCATTGAAGAAAGACAAATGAACGTTATAGCCATGGATGTATACTCTAGGCTTATGATGGACCGTATTATATTTCTCGGCACCGGAATCAATGATCAGGTAGCTAATATTGTACAGGCTCAGTTATTGTTCTTGGCTAGCGTTGATGCCTCAAAAGATATTCAGATATATATCAATTCCCCAGGAGGAAGTGTTTATGCAGGTCTTGGCATTTACGATACCATGCAATTTATAAATCCTGATGTTGCCACCATATGTACCGGTATGGCAGCCTCTATGGGTGCTGTTCTACTGTGCGCTGGAGAAAAAGGAAAGCGAAGTGGTTTGGAACATTCAAGAGTTATGATTCACCAGCCTATGGGAGGAGCTCAAGGCCAGGCTAGTGATATAGAAATAACCGCCAAGGAAATACTTAAACTCAAAGATGAACTATATCAAATTATAGCAAAACACTCCGGGCAAAAAGTTGAAAAAGTACACGACGATAGTGATAGAGATTACTGGATGAAGGCCGATGCAGCTTTGGAATACGGTATGATCGATGAAATTTTGGTTAGGGAAAAGAAATAA
- a CDS encoding NAD kinase: MKVAIYGQTYHEQVIDFLLELLDELQKESAEVVIEKEFYNHYLLKGNTLNFPTFTESAGLDGSFDMFVSFGGDGTILRATTFVKDMGIPIVGVNTGRLGFLSTFKKEDVRKVVREFVAGAYTIVERSLVQLNTKHLDAEFGDLNFALNEITVSRKDTTSMITVETYLNDEYLTSYWADGLIIATPTGSTGYSLSCGGPVIVPTAKSLVLTPIAPHNLNARPLVISDETSIRLKVSGREENHLVSLDSRIASLENGQEITIKKAPFSIKMIEYTSESFLKTLRNKLLWGEDKRN, from the coding sequence ATGAAAGTTGCCATTTACGGTCAAACATATCATGAGCAAGTCATTGATTTTTTACTGGAACTTTTAGACGAACTGCAAAAAGAAAGTGCGGAAGTCGTTATAGAAAAGGAATTTTACAATCACTACCTATTAAAGGGGAATACCCTCAATTTTCCAACATTTACCGAATCTGCTGGCCTTGACGGTTCCTTTGATATGTTCGTAAGTTTTGGCGGAGATGGTACCATTCTAAGGGCCACCACTTTTGTAAAGGACATGGGAATTCCCATTGTGGGAGTAAACACAGGTCGGTTGGGGTTTTTATCCACCTTTAAAAAAGAAGATGTAAGGAAAGTGGTTCGTGAATTTGTTGCCGGTGCCTATACCATAGTAGAAAGAAGCCTTGTTCAATTAAATACAAAGCATCTAGATGCAGAATTTGGTGACCTTAATTTTGCACTCAACGAGATTACGGTAAGTAGAAAGGATACCACTTCCATGATTACAGTAGAAACCTATTTAAATGACGAATACCTTACCTCTTATTGGGCAGACGGTCTTATTATTGCCACGCCCACAGGGTCAACTGGGTATTCTTTGAGCTGCGGAGGCCCGGTAATCGTACCCACGGCCAAGTCATTGGTGTTAACTCCTATTGCGCCTCACAATCTTAATGCGAGGCCATTGGTAATTTCAGACGAGACGAGTATTCGGCTTAAAGTTTCGGGTAGGGAAGAGAATCATCTGGTTTCTTTAGATTCTAGAATAGCTTCCCTTGAAAATGGTCAAGAAATTACTATTAAGAAGGCCCCTTTTTCAATTAAGATGATTGAATATACTTCGGAGAGCTTTCTAAAAACCCTCAGAAATAAGCTTTTGTGGGGTGAGGACAAAAGAAATTGA
- a CDS encoding phage holin family protein, with product MKLILRILLSALAVILLANILPNVSVDSYVTAIIVAIILSLLNFLVKPILVILTLPVTIVTFGLFLLIINAIIILLADALVAGFSVGNIWWALLFSLLLSFLQSILYSLLKEDK from the coding sequence ATGAAACTTATATTGCGAATTTTATTAAGTGCTTTAGCAGTAATCCTTTTGGCAAATATTCTACCCAATGTATCGGTAGACTCCTATGTTACCGCTATTATTGTTGCGATAATACTGAGTTTGTTGAATTTCTTGGTAAAGCCCATTTTAGTTATTCTGACCCTACCGGTAACGATAGTCACGTTCGGACTTTTTCTGTTGATCATCAATGCCATTATCATTCTTTTGGCCGATGCCCTAGTAGCAGGTTTTAGTGTGGGGAATATTTGGTGGGCCCTCCTTTTCAGCCTTCTGCTCTCCTTTCTACAATCCATATTGTATTCGCTCCTCAAGGAGGACAAGTAA
- a CDS encoding OmpH family outer membrane protein: MKSKTKVLLFLSVVCLSVNSFAQRGVRMAYVDMEYILENVEEYREASEQLDTKVQKWKVEIEQKRSVVEQMKKDLMAEKVLLTAELISEREEDIQILEKEMLEYQQNRFGPQGDLVLQKRRLIQPIQDQVFNEVQKIGTNKKYDFIFDKSADVVMLYSEKRHDISELVLRQIARTRKISKPANKGNKRSRLDDFEGDDEELEAVESDAVKERKDKAKEASEARAKTAEEKRAEQLKLREERKKAYEERRKKLLEEREAKKKEKQEERKKDSEEKENSSEQ; encoded by the coding sequence ATGAAGTCAAAAACAAAAGTTCTTTTATTTCTTAGTGTAGTATGCTTAAGTGTAAATTCCTTTGCCCAGAGAGGGGTTCGGATGGCTTACGTGGACATGGAATATATTTTGGAAAATGTAGAAGAGTATAGGGAGGCAAGTGAGCAATTGGATACCAAAGTGCAGAAATGGAAAGTGGAGATTGAGCAGAAGCGAAGTGTCGTTGAGCAAATGAAGAAAGATCTAATGGCCGAAAAAGTATTATTGACGGCGGAACTTATTTCAGAACGCGAGGAAGATATTCAAATTCTTGAGAAAGAGATGTTAGAATATCAACAGAACAGATTTGGACCACAGGGCGATTTGGTCCTGCAGAAACGGAGATTGATACAGCCTATACAAGATCAGGTGTTCAATGAAGTGCAGAAAATAGGTACGAATAAAAAATATGATTTTATTTTTGATAAATCAGCGGATGTCGTAATGTTGTACTCCGAAAAAAGACACGATATAAGTGAATTAGTATTGCGCCAAATCGCTAGGACTAGAAAAATAAGTAAGCCGGCAAATAAAGGAAATAAAAGAAGCCGATTAGATGATTTTGAAGGCGACGATGAAGAGTTAGAAGCAGTTGAAAGCGATGCGGTCAAAGAACGAAAGGATAAAGCTAAAGAGGCTAGTGAAGCAAGGGCCAAAACAGCCGAAGAGAAAAGAGCTGAGCAATTAAAGTTACGAGAGGAAAGAAAGAAGGCGTATGAAGAACGAAGAAAGAAGTTGTTAGAAGAAAGAGAAGCGAAGAAAAAAGAAAAGCAAGAGGAGCGCAAGAAGGACTCGGAAGAAAAAGAAAATAGTTCCGAACAATAG
- a CDS encoding outer membrane protein assembly factor, whose product MTRFISLNHLITTLLIFISINTFSQDLSYEDGKKYILGGLEVTGLVSYNEQTVKTYTGLRVGQPITIPGEQISGVINKLWGLELFSGIDVYITDIKGNDIFLELHIVERPTLTDVTFYGVKNRKVEELVKDTDLKKGKKITESLISNTKNYLTNKYKKQGYLNTKVTIATKKDTSETNARSMVVNIKKGDKVKIKDIVFEGNEELSDKKLRKALKNTKKKRLGRFWKKSKFIKKDYEEDLGLLIDKYAENGFRDARVISDTLVKVDDNNIQLNIKVEEGNKYYFGDIDFVGNTVYTDRQLSQVLGIKKGATYNGVLLRERIADNSKPDPSDVTSLYQNNGYLFSTINPVEVSAANDTINFEIRIIEGKETFLDHVTVNGNDKTNDHVIFRELRTRPGQKYNKSDIIRSIRELGQLGFFDAEQITPDVLNANPNEGTVDLSWNLVESGSSQIELQGGYGGGGFIGTLGLSFSNFSIQNLFKGEAYKPVPMGDGQTFALRLQASRTFRVYSLNFSEPWLGGKKPVRFNLSLSRTQQFAASFGGRDGIQVDKNQQFSITGVTAGLAKRVQWPDDFFTISHSLSYQLYDFRNYNIGLFNFGNGKANALAYTLGISRNATLGGRIFPRGGSNFEITAKFTPPYSLFSNKDFRALTDRSTELQPIVNQQRTQGIQTSPEITELENADQERFRLLEYYKIKFKGDWYTTLVDKLVLRTNAEFGFLGNYNSDIGDVPFERFFVGGDGLGNFTLDGRDVVQLRGYDNQSLTPVDPISRQQEGGIVYNKFSLELRYPLTLKPSASIYGLAFLEGGNSFSNFQQFNPFQLKRSAGVGVRIFMPAFGLLGIDFGYGFDEDLRPQSAGQGPSGWQTHFIIGQQF is encoded by the coding sequence ATGACCAGGTTCATATCCTTGAACCACTTAATTACCACTCTTCTTATTTTTATTTCAATTAATACCTTCTCACAAGACCTGTCTTATGAAGATGGTAAAAAATATATTTTAGGAGGGCTAGAGGTCACCGGGCTGGTAAGTTATAACGAACAGACGGTAAAGACCTACACAGGGCTTCGTGTGGGGCAGCCTATTACCATTCCAGGGGAACAAATAAGCGGTGTAATCAACAAGTTATGGGGTCTGGAACTGTTTAGTGGTATAGATGTTTACATTACGGACATCAAGGGGAACGATATTTTTTTAGAACTGCATATAGTTGAAAGACCCACCCTAACGGACGTTACTTTTTACGGAGTCAAAAATAGGAAGGTAGAAGAGCTAGTTAAGGATACCGATCTTAAGAAAGGAAAAAAGATTACGGAAAGCCTTATTTCAAACACCAAAAATTACCTTACTAACAAGTACAAAAAACAGGGTTATCTTAATACCAAGGTCACTATTGCCACAAAAAAAGACACTTCCGAGACCAATGCCAGAAGCATGGTGGTGAATATAAAAAAAGGGGACAAGGTTAAGATAAAGGATATTGTCTTCGAGGGTAATGAAGAGTTGTCAGATAAAAAACTTCGTAAAGCTCTAAAAAACACCAAGAAAAAACGCTTGGGTCGGTTCTGGAAGAAATCAAAATTCATCAAAAAAGATTACGAGGAAGACTTGGGCTTGCTTATAGATAAGTATGCGGAAAACGGATTTAGGGATGCGCGCGTCATATCCGACACTTTGGTAAAGGTAGATGATAATAACATCCAGCTGAACATTAAGGTAGAAGAGGGTAATAAGTACTATTTTGGTGATATCGATTTTGTGGGTAACACGGTGTATACCGATCGCCAACTGTCGCAGGTACTGGGCATTAAAAAAGGGGCCACTTATAACGGCGTTCTTTTAAGAGAGCGTATTGCAGATAATTCTAAACCTGATCCAAGCGACGTAACTAGTCTATATCAAAATAATGGATATTTGTTTTCTACGATTAATCCGGTTGAGGTATCAGCGGCAAATGATACCATTAATTTTGAAATTAGAATCATAGAGGGTAAGGAGACCTTTCTAGACCATGTTACAGTAAATGGAAACGACAAGACCAATGACCATGTTATTTTCCGTGAGCTAAGAACCAGACCAGGTCAAAAATATAATAAATCGGATATTATTCGTAGTATAAGGGAATTAGGGCAGTTAGGCTTCTTTGACGCGGAACAGATAACACCAGATGTCTTGAATGCCAATCCTAATGAAGGTACGGTTGACTTATCTTGGAATTTGGTAGAGTCCGGCTCTAGCCAAATAGAATTGCAAGGTGGTTATGGCGGTGGTGGTTTTATTGGTACCCTTGGCCTTTCTTTTAGTAATTTTTCCATACAGAATTTATTTAAGGGAGAAGCTTATAAACCGGTGCCCATGGGGGATGGACAAACCTTTGCCTTGCGTTTACAGGCAAGTAGAACCTTTAGAGTCTACAGTCTTAATTTCTCGGAACCTTGGCTTGGAGGTAAAAAACCGGTACGTTTTAACCTAAGCTTATCGCGTACACAGCAGTTTGCTGCTAGTTTTGGAGGTCGCGATGGAATCCAAGTGGACAAGAATCAGCAGTTTTCTATTACGGGTGTAACGGCAGGGCTGGCAAAGCGAGTACAATGGCCGGATGATTTTTTCACCATTTCGCATTCCTTGAGTTATCAATTATACGATTTCAGGAACTATAATATAGGTCTGTTTAATTTTGGTAATGGTAAGGCTAACGCTCTGGCCTATACTTTAGGTATTTCTAGGAATGCCACCTTAGGAGGGCGTATTTTTCCAAGAGGAGGTTCTAACTTTGAAATTACTGCTAAATTCACACCACCGTATTCCCTGTTCAGCAATAAGGACTTCAGGGCCTTGACGGATAGGAGTACAGAGCTGCAACCTATCGTGAACCAGCAAAGAACGCAGGGCATACAAACATCTCCGGAAATTACCGAACTGGAAAATGCCGACCAAGAACGCTTTCGATTATTGGAATATTACAAAATAAAGTTCAAAGGAGATTGGTATACGACCTTGGTTGATAAACTGGTCTTACGTACCAATGCAGAGTTTGGATTCTTAGGTAATTATAACAGTGATATCGGAGATGTGCCTTTTGAGCGTTTCTTCGTTGGTGGTGATGGTCTTGGGAACTTTACCCTAGATGGGCGTGATGTTGTACAGCTAAGGGGATATGACAATCAATCGTTAACACCGGTAGACCCAATTTCCCGACAACAAGAAGGAGGTATTGTGTACAATAAATTCTCTTTAGAACTTAGGTATCCGTTAACCTTAAAGCCTTCTGCATCCATTTACGGACTAGCATTTTTAGAAGGTGGTAACTCTTTCAGCAATTTTCAGCAATTTAATCCGTTTCAATTAAAACGATCGGCCGGTGTGGGGGTTCGCATATTTATGCCAGCATTTGGATTATTGGGAATAGATTTTGGATACGGGTTTGATGAAGACCTTAGACCTCAATCTGCTGGCCAAGGTCCAAGCGGATGGCAAACGCACTTCATAATTGGTCAACAGTTTTAA
- a CDS encoding alpha/beta fold hydrolase: protein MREILHSKILGSGKPLCILHGFLGMSDNWKTLGMAYADSGMEVHLIDQRNHGKSFHSEDFNYDFLAKDLNDYLESKNMGRTLLIGHSMGGKTAMQFACDYPGKTEKLLVADIAPKFYPPHHHEIIDGLNKIDLSVLTSRKEADDELQKHISNFGIRQFLLKNLYWNSEKKLSFRFNLPVLSHKMEEVGENINSTDSYAGPTLFLKGSKSEYVTDSDLSRIKTHFPLAQMETIANAGHWLHAENPKEFLSKSLHFLAS, encoded by the coding sequence ATGAGAGAAATACTACATTCAAAAATATTAGGTTCCGGAAAACCATTGTGCATTCTTCATGGCTTTCTGGGAATGTCCGATAACTGGAAGACCTTGGGAATGGCCTATGCGGACAGTGGTATGGAAGTGCATCTCATAGACCAACGCAATCATGGCAAGAGCTTTCATTCCGAAGATTTTAATTATGATTTTTTAGCCAAAGACCTGAACGATTATCTAGAGTCCAAAAATATGGGGCGTACGCTATTAATAGGACATTCTATGGGCGGCAAAACGGCAATGCAATTCGCCTGTGATTATCCTGGTAAAACGGAAAAGCTATTGGTTGCGGATATTGCCCCAAAATTTTACCCTCCCCACCATCACGAAATAATAGATGGCCTTAATAAAATTGATTTATCTGTACTCACTTCGCGAAAGGAAGCAGATGATGAACTTCAGAAGCACATATCTAATTTTGGAATACGGCAATTTCTCTTAAAAAACTTGTATTGGAACAGTGAAAAAAAACTGTCTTTCAGGTTTAACCTGCCCGTTCTAAGCCATAAGATGGAAGAAGTTGGGGAGAACATCAATAGCACGGATAGCTACGCCGGGCCTACATTATTTCTAAAAGGAAGTAAATCCGAATATGTAACCGATAGTGACCTGTCTCGAATAAAAACGCATTTTCCTTTGGCTCAAATGGAAACGATAGCCAATGCCGGACACTGGCTACATGCAGAAAACCCAAAGGAATTCTTGTCTAAATCGCTACATTTCTTGGCATCCTAA
- a CDS encoding CBS domain-containing protein produces MQIQSHIIKNIPEFKIGDSFGKVLDFFKENTYSHIAITEKNRFLGVFSENDVEIIDAAAKIESYRYDLETFFVRKNTNWLDVLEAFARNEANLLPILDENEEIIGYYDLTDIVSVFIDTPFFTDPGNILVVAKGLKDYSFSEIAQIVESNNAKFIGGLITDIQNDVVQITIKISTTNFNDVVQTFRRYNYNIIFGNSDDQFLEDLKQRSDYLDKFLNV; encoded by the coding sequence ATGCAGATTCAAAGCCACATAATAAAGAATATACCTGAATTCAAGATTGGAGATTCCTTTGGAAAAGTTTTGGATTTTTTCAAGGAGAACACGTATTCGCACATCGCCATTACGGAGAAAAATCGATTCTTGGGTGTATTTTCGGAAAATGATGTAGAGATTATCGATGCGGCTGCAAAAATCGAATCGTACCGATACGATTTGGAGACCTTCTTTGTTAGGAAGAATACCAATTGGCTAGACGTACTAGAAGCCTTTGCAAGAAATGAAGCAAACTTGCTACCAATTTTAGACGAGAACGAAGAGATAATAGGATATTACGATTTAACGGATATTGTTTCCGTTTTTATCGACACTCCTTTTTTTACGGACCCAGGGAATATCCTGGTCGTGGCCAAAGGACTGAAAGACTATTCATTTAGTGAAATAGCTCAGATCGTTGAAAGTAATAATGCCAAGTTTATTGGTGGTTTAATAACCGATATACAGAATGATGTCGTTCAAATAACCATTAAGATAAGTACCACTAATTTTAATGACGTAGTGCAAACTTTTAGACGCTACAACTACAATATTATCTTCGGTAATAGTGACGACCAATTTTTGGAAGATTTGAAACAGCGTTCAGATTATTTGGATAAATTTTTAAACGTTTAG
- the tig gene encoding trigger factor → MNITKEQIDDLNAVVKVAITKEDYQDKVDTILKDYKKQANIPGFRKGQVPMGLIKKQYGKAVLVDEVNKLLQDNLNKYLTEEKLDVLGNPLPKQQDSFDWDQEELDFEFELGLAPNFEVPLKTKKAITHYKIVADKKMVTEQVERIQKQYGKLVSKEVVGKTDEVSGKFFNEAEEIDNQTLLELDKLKSKKAIESLVGKKVGDTVTLKTKGLVKEEYLLGSILGISKEKAEKLNIEVSFTITEINEREPAELNQELFDKLFGKDAVKSEKELRERIIEDSEKQFEQQADQKLLNDVTEYFIENTKFDLPAGFLTKWIQVTGEKELSEEEAAEEYQKSEKGLRYQLIEGKVINDNNLQVQFDELKEFAKGFIKSQMAQFGQLDPQEEELDNIAARVLGNQDEVKRLSEQLMSQKLLSLYKEKANLKTKEVTYENFIKEVNG, encoded by the coding sequence ATGAATATTACAAAAGAACAGATAGACGATTTAAACGCTGTTGTTAAAGTTGCTATTACAAAGGAAGACTATCAAGATAAAGTAGATACCATCCTTAAAGATTATAAAAAACAGGCTAATATTCCTGGCTTTAGAAAAGGACAGGTTCCTATGGGCCTAATTAAAAAGCAGTACGGTAAAGCTGTTTTAGTTGACGAAGTGAACAAATTGCTTCAAGACAATTTGAACAAATACCTTACAGAAGAAAAGCTAGATGTTCTTGGTAATCCGTTACCAAAGCAACAAGACAGCTTTGACTGGGACCAAGAAGAACTTGACTTTGAATTTGAACTAGGTTTAGCACCGAATTTTGAAGTTCCCCTAAAGACTAAAAAAGCCATAACGCACTACAAAATAGTTGCTGACAAAAAAATGGTGACGGAGCAAGTGGAACGCATTCAGAAACAATACGGAAAATTGGTTAGCAAGGAGGTCGTCGGTAAAACCGATGAAGTATCGGGCAAGTTCTTTAATGAAGCAGAAGAAATAGACAACCAAACGCTTTTAGAGTTAGATAAACTAAAAAGTAAAAAAGCCATAGAAAGTCTAGTTGGCAAAAAAGTCGGAGATACGGTCACCTTAAAGACCAAAGGCTTGGTCAAGGAGGAATATTTACTGGGAAGTATCCTAGGTATTTCTAAAGAAAAAGCAGAAAAATTGAATATCGAAGTTTCTTTTACGATTACGGAGATAAACGAAAGAGAGCCAGCAGAATTAAATCAAGAACTTTTTGACAAGCTCTTTGGAAAGGATGCCGTAAAATCTGAGAAAGAGCTTAGAGAACGTATTATTGAAGATTCCGAAAAACAATTTGAGCAGCAAGCGGATCAAAAATTGCTTAACGATGTAACCGAATATTTTATTGAAAATACAAAGTTTGATCTACCGGCAGGATTTTTGACCAAATGGATACAGGTGACCGGTGAAAAGGAGTTATCCGAAGAGGAGGCTGCGGAAGAATACCAAAAATCTGAAAAAGGACTTCGTTATCAACTCATTGAAGGTAAGGTCATCAACGACAACAATCTTCAAGTTCAGTTTGACGAACTTAAGGAGTTTGCCAAAGGATTTATAAAATCCCAAATGGCACAGTTTGGCCAGCTTGATCCCCAAGAAGAAGAACTGGACAATATAGCAGCTAGAGTTTTAGGCAACCAGGACGAGGTAAAACGTTTATCTGAACAATTGATGAGCCAAAAACTTCTTAGTCTTTATAAGGAAAAGGCGAACCTAAAGACCAAGGAAGTTACGTATGAAAACTTCATCAAAGAAGTTAATGGATAG
- a CDS encoding DUF6089 family protein, whose amino-acid sequence MWRIGLLVLFFSSLSLKGQTYEVGLFAGGANTISDVGRTNYILPSDIAFGGIFKWNKSKRYAWRGSVMYGKFTADDTKSSSSARQQRGYVVDNSILEGSLGLEFNFVEYNLHKLGPAFTPYLYTGVTYFRYDFEYFNGTVLQETSQRDGSFAIPMTAGFKYRINQFLIFGAEIGARYTFTDNLDASNPAGSNFEQFRFGNIFSDDWYVFSGVTLTYTFGRKLCTDCFE is encoded by the coding sequence ATGTGGCGAATTGGTTTATTAGTGCTTTTTTTTAGCTCCCTGAGTTTGAAGGGTCAAACTTATGAGGTGGGGCTCTTTGCCGGTGGCGCTAATACAATTAGTGATGTAGGGCGTACCAATTACATTTTGCCATCGGATATTGCGTTTGGAGGTATTTTTAAGTGGAACAAAAGCAAGAGGTATGCGTGGAGGGGTAGTGTTATGTACGGTAAGTTCACTGCGGACGATACCAAATCTAGCTCTTCTGCAAGACAACAAAGAGGTTATGTGGTGGATAACTCCATACTCGAAGGTTCTTTAGGTCTAGAATTTAACTTTGTGGAGTACAACCTGCATAAATTGGGCCCGGCATTTACACCGTATCTTTATACAGGGGTAACCTATTTTAGGTATGATTTTGAATATTTTAATGGTACGGTGTTACAGGAAACTTCGCAGAGAGATGGTTCGTTTGCGATACCAATGACGGCCGGTTTTAAGTATCGTATCAATCAGTTTCTTATTTTTGGGGCAGAAATTGGTGCCCGATATACGTTTACGGATAATTTAGATGCCAGTAATCCTGCAGGCTCCAATTTTGAACAGTTCCGTTTTGGGAATATTTTTAGTGATGATTGGTATGTGTTCTCCGGGGTTACCTTAACCTATACTTTTGGGAGAAAGCTTTGTACCGATTGTTTTGAGTAG